A genome region from Streptomyces xanthophaeus includes the following:
- a CDS encoding LysR family transcriptional regulator: MIDVHRLRVLRAVAEHGSFNRAAGALMLTPSAVSQHIAALERTVGHPVVVRSTRGVTLTEPGRLLVEAAESISAELDQVRHAIDRLTAERPRLTVATFTSGGRHLLPAALPRFVEAHPEVELTVLESEPEGAAAMVRGGAADLALAYHFDGPPPVRPGERPGLDWVPLMEDPLWLVLPPGHRLADRSSVGLAELASDRWVLGCLRTEAFLRRYAELAGFGLRVAASTTDYFFAQTLVAAGVGVSLVPHVSLTTTGESTAVRVEPPRPARHIGLILPRRRRPHPHTEAFAAALTAAAASPRTPTGERP; encoded by the coding sequence ATGATCGATGTGCACCGGCTGCGCGTCCTTCGGGCGGTGGCCGAGCACGGCAGCTTCAACCGGGCCGCCGGTGCACTGATGTTGACCCCGTCGGCCGTCTCGCAGCACATCGCGGCGCTGGAGCGCACGGTCGGCCACCCCGTGGTGGTGCGCAGTACGCGCGGCGTCACCCTCACCGAGCCCGGCCGGCTGCTGGTGGAGGCCGCCGAGTCGATCTCCGCCGAGCTGGACCAGGTCCGCCACGCGATCGACCGGCTCACGGCGGAGCGTCCGCGCCTCACCGTCGCCACCTTCACCAGCGGGGGCCGGCACCTGCTGCCCGCGGCGCTGCCCCGGTTCGTGGAGGCGCATCCGGAGGTGGAGCTGACGGTGCTGGAGAGCGAGCCGGAGGGCGCGGCGGCAATGGTGCGCGGCGGAGCGGCCGATCTCGCGCTGGCCTACCACTTCGACGGGCCGCCGCCCGTGCGTCCGGGTGAGCGCCCGGGGCTCGACTGGGTTCCGCTGATGGAGGATCCGCTGTGGCTGGTGCTGCCGCCCGGCCACCGTCTCGCGGACCGGTCGTCGGTGGGTCTGGCCGAACTGGCTTCCGACCGCTGGGTGCTGGGCTGCCTCAGGACGGAGGCCTTCCTGCGCCGGTACGCGGAGCTCGCCGGTTTCGGCCTCCGGGTGGCGGCCTCCACCACCGACTACTTCTTCGCGCAGACCCTGGTCGCGGCCGGGGTCGGGGTCTCCCTGGTCCCGCACGTCTCGCTCACCACGACCGGGGAGTCGACCGCGGTCCGCGTCGAACCCCCGCGTCCCGCGCGGCACATCGGGCTGATCCTCCCCCGGCGGCGACGCCCGCACCCTCATACCGAGGCGTTCGCCGCCGCCCTGACCGCGGCCGCCGCCTCGCCCCGCACACCGACCGGAGAGCGCCCTTGA
- a CDS encoding NAD-dependent epimerase/dehydratase family protein: MKRILVIGGSRYFGKTLVSRAREAGDEVTVLNRGSGAPPHGVDRLVADRDDEEALRAALGPREFDVVVDQVCYTPLQAAVARRVFAGRTGRYVMTSTMEVYDPATLPAGPAAAPAASVTEASLDPARLPLAGATGRAPGPWPAYVYAEGKRQAEAVFLRDPAFPYVSVRAAHVLGGGPAEFTGRLAHYVGRIGAGSPVDVHEAPYATSFIHHHEMAAFLHWTAQQTFTGPVNAASHGAPDVIALCEAVAAQIGRDPRYRVVGEGAAASPFSFDRAYAMDNGRASALGFGFGRVADWLPGAIAEARRAAG; the protein is encoded by the coding sequence ATGAAGCGAATTCTTGTCATCGGCGGCAGCCGGTACTTCGGAAAGACCCTGGTCAGCCGGGCGCGCGAGGCGGGCGACGAGGTGACCGTGCTCAACCGGGGCTCCGGCGCACCACCGCACGGAGTGGACCGCCTGGTCGCCGACCGCGACGACGAGGAGGCGCTGCGCGCGGCACTGGGCCCCCGCGAATTCGACGTGGTCGTGGACCAGGTCTGCTACACACCGCTCCAGGCCGCAGTCGCCCGGCGGGTGTTCGCCGGGCGGACCGGGCGCTACGTCATGACCTCGACGATGGAGGTCTACGACCCGGCCACGCTCCCCGCCGGCCCCGCCGCTGCCCCTGCCGCCTCCGTCACCGAGGCTTCGCTCGACCCGGCGCGGCTGCCGCTCGCGGGGGCGACGGGCCGTGCGCCCGGGCCCTGGCCCGCGTACGTCTACGCCGAGGGGAAGCGGCAGGCCGAGGCCGTCTTCCTGCGGGACCCCGCCTTCCCGTACGTCAGCGTGCGCGCCGCGCACGTCCTCGGCGGGGGCCCGGCGGAGTTCACCGGGCGGCTCGCGCACTACGTCGGGCGGATCGGCGCCGGAAGCCCCGTCGACGTCCACGAAGCCCCGTACGCCACCTCGTTCATCCATCACCACGAGATGGCCGCATTCCTGCACTGGACGGCGCAGCAGACCTTCACCGGGCCCGTCAACGCGGCCTCGCACGGCGCGCCCGACGTGATCGCGCTCTGCGAGGCGGTCGCGGCACAGATCGGACGCGACCCGCGGTACCGGGTGGTGGGGGAGGGCGCCGCCGCCTCGCCCTTCTCCTTCGACCGTGCCTACGCCATGGACAACGGCCGGGCCTCGGCCCTGGGCTTCGGCTTCGGACGCGTCGCCGACTGGCTGCCCGGGGCGATCGCCGAGGCCCGGCGCGCCGCCGGCTGA
- a CDS encoding GntR family transcriptional regulator, giving the protein MSTSAGTARYLEIAEALRREILSGELPVGAHLPSESDLAARWSASRGTVRQAVATLAAEGLIGSRQGARRIVLRRERRHSFGELNSFAQWAEGLGHRAASRFLSRTRRPATAEESDRLALAPGTEIVAVLRLRLLDGEPTMVERTAYADWVAAAVEALPVDCRSVMDSLAEGSGVTAHYGEHLIDALPAGSEDARLLEIRRGSPLLRQRHVSATATGRPIEWSDDRYRAGSVTFSVSNSSVATPLERRVGDQ; this is encoded by the coding sequence ATGAGTACGAGCGCGGGAACGGCCAGGTACCTGGAGATCGCCGAGGCGCTGCGGCGGGAGATCCTCTCGGGCGAGCTCCCGGTGGGGGCGCACCTGCCCTCGGAGAGCGACCTGGCCGCGCGCTGGTCCGCATCGCGCGGGACGGTCCGCCAGGCGGTGGCCACCCTCGCCGCGGAGGGGCTGATCGGCTCCCGCCAGGGCGCGCGGCGCATCGTCCTGCGCCGGGAGCGCCGGCACAGCTTCGGCGAGCTGAACAGCTTCGCCCAGTGGGCCGAGGGACTCGGGCACCGGGCCGCCAGCCGCTTCCTGTCCCGCACCCGCAGGCCCGCCACGGCCGAGGAGTCGGACCGGCTCGCACTGGCCCCCGGTACGGAGATCGTGGCCGTACTGCGGCTGCGGCTGCTCGACGGGGAGCCCACCATGGTGGAGCGGACCGCGTACGCCGACTGGGTCGCGGCGGCCGTCGAGGCACTGCCGGTGGACTGCCGCTCCGTCATGGACAGCCTGGCCGAGGGTTCGGGGGTCACCGCCCACTACGGCGAGCACCTCATCGACGCGCTTCCGGCCGGCAGCGAGGACGCCCGGCTGCTGGAGATCCGGCGCGGCAGCCCGCTGCTGCGCCAGCGGCATGTCTCCGCGACGGCCACGGGCCGCCCGATCGAGTGGTCCGATGACCGGTACCGGGCAGGCAGCGTGACCTTCAGTGTGAGCAACTCTTCGGTAGCAACTCCCTTGGAGCGGCGCGTCGGAGACCAGTGA